A window of the Panulirus ornatus isolate Po-2019 chromosome 65, ASM3632096v1, whole genome shotgun sequence genome harbors these coding sequences:
- the LOC139746462 gene encoding uncharacterized protein has product MEDHRIEKQHHHSEGEKSCLKESPENLMTDNIIEKPHQCSECDKSFKRRGHLVEHIRVHTGERPYHCSQCHKSFHRKGPLVEHMRVHTREKPYHCSECSKSFRNRGNLVEHIRVHTGLTPFFCSDCSKSFNYKRTLAEHVRVHSGETSYECSECSKSFSLKGNLVKHMRVHTGERPFHCSECNKSFTQKHVLLRHMKIHTKETLYQCSECSETFRKRSHIVKHMRIHVGEKPFQCVECSKSFSQKRDLERHLRVHTGEKPYECLECNKTFRYRDNLQRHMRYSCLPRCTELTEDSIVDIIDCCGEEMKKEAEDDISNSEDPLSLEMIPQSLIKVEKQEDYICIKEES; this is encoded by the coding sequence ATGGAAGATCATAGAATTGAGAAACAGCATCATCATTCTGAGGGCGAGAAATCTTGCCTAAAGGAAAGTCCAGAAAACCTTATGACAGATAACATTATAGAGAAACCACATCAGTGTTCAGAATGTGATAAGTCCTTTAAGAGGAGAGGCCATCTTGTAGAGCATATTAGAGTCCATACTGGGGAAAGACCATATCATTGCTCACAGTGCCATAAATCCTTTCATAGAAAAGGGCCTTTGGTAGAGCACATGAGAGTTCATACTAGGGAGAAGCCATATCATTGTTCAGAATGCAGTAAGTCCTTCAGGAATAGAGGCAATTTAGTAGAGCATATCAGGGTTCACACTGGATTGACACCATTTTTTTGTTCAGACTGTAGTAAATCCTTTAATTACAAAAGGACCTTAGCAGAGCATGTCAGGGTTCACTCTGGAGAAACATCATATGAGTGTTCAGAATGCAGTAAATCCTTCAGTCTGAAAGGCAATCTAGTGAAGCATATGAGAGTTCATACTGGAGAGAGGCCATTTCATTGTTCAGAATGCAATAAATCCTTTACTCAGAAACATGTTCTACTACGGCATATGAAAATTCACACAAAGGAGACACTGTATCAGTGTTCAGAGTGCAGTGAAACATTTAGAAAGAGAAGTCATATAGTAAAGCATATGAGAATACACGTGGGAGAGAAACCATTTCAGTGTGTGGAATGTAGCAAATCTTTCAGTCAAAAGCGTGATCTTGAAAGACATTTAAGAGTTCACACAGGGGAGAAACCTTATGAGTGTTTAGAATGCAACAAAACTTTTAGATATAGAGATAATTTACAAAGACACATGAGGTATTCATGCTTACCAAGATGCACTGAACTTACAGAAGACAGTATAGTGGATATAATAGATTGTTGtggggaggaaatgaaaaaagaagctGAAGATGATATTTCTAATTCAGAAGATCCATTAAGTCTTGAAATGATACCACAGTCTCTTATAAAGGTAGAAAAGCAGGAGGACTATATTTGTATAAAAGAAGAATCTTAA